A single genomic interval of Prunus dulcis chromosome 5, ALMONDv2, whole genome shotgun sequence harbors:
- the LOC117628944 gene encoding uncharacterized protein LOC117628944 yields the protein MMRSRVVSSLIVDRIRAKPELKPVEIIHEFKDYYGIDISYYHAWFGKELAKLDVHGDESKSFNELVWYADAVKETNTGSLCTLDCEAGINRFRRFFVSFGGCIAGFQYCIPLLFIDATFLKSKYKGQLLCASGKNGNQAFGVVDSETEENWTWFLQHLASILLPMGRVVTFFSDRNQGLLNAMGFVFPGWPHSYCYYHLKQNLISKYPKSGYGKLLQDRVINLFSRCAYAVTEEEFKVAMEELVIVGSSKVKAFISDLSRDHYANAFFKGMRYGEMANSLAESFNNWVGVFRDLPVLPLIEGIRQKLMVLNSQRRFEAEKWTTVLCPEMETRLCENAEAGRTWAVRRSNSTVFEVFADYSVMVDLEQRTCSCRLWQIDGFPCTHAVAAILAKRDSVYDYVECYYKTDFFRKAYESPIFPIPDIGKGLGSNGSAAGVVLPPITKRPAGRPPTKRIKVFGEFKRPLKCSR from the exons ATGATGAGGTCTCGTGTGGTGTCCTCCCTCATTGTGGACAGAATTCGTGCAAAACCAGAGCTGAAGCCAGTTGAGATTATACACGAGTTCAAAGATTATTATGGTATAGACATTTCATACTACCACGCATGGTTTGGCAAAGAGTTAGCTAAATTGGACGTTCACGGTGATGAGTCGAAGTCCTTCAACGAGTTAGTGTGGTATGCGGACGCCGTAAAGGAAACTAACACTGGTTCTCTCTGCACTCTTGATTGTGAAGCTGGAATTAATCGCTTTCGACgtttttttgtgtcttttGGCGGTTGCATTGCTGGATTTCAATATTGCATACCCTTGTTGTTCATTGATGCTACGTTTTTGAAGAGCAAGTACAAGGGGCAGCTTCTCTGTGCTTCGGGAAAGAATGGAAATCAAG CTTTTGGAGTTGTTGATTCTGAGACAGAGGAGAATTGGACTTGGTTTCTTCAACATTTGGCTTCTATATTGCTACCGATGGGGAGAGTGGTGACCTTTTTCTCGGACCGCAATCAAGGTTTGTTAAATGCAATGGGGTTTGTGTTTCCCGGATGGCCTCATTCTTACTGTTATTATCACCTCAAACAGAATTTGATATCAAAGTACCCAAAGTCAGGTTATGGGAAACTGCTCCAAGACCGTGTTATCAATTTATTTAGTAGATGCGCATATGCTGTTACGGAGGAAGAGTTTAAGGTAGCAATGGAGGAGTTGGTGATTGTTGGGAGTTCGAAAGTGAAGGCATTTATATCTGATTTGTCTAGAGATCACTATGCCAACGCATTTTTCAAAGGAATGCGTTATGGGGAGATGGCAAACAGTTTAGCGGAGTCCTTTAATAATTGGGTTGGTGTGTTTCGAGATTTGCCGGTGCTACCTTTGATAGAAGGGATTCGACAGAAATTGATGGTATTGAATTCTCAACGACGATTTGAAGCGGAGAAGTGGACAACAGTTTTGTGTCCGGAGATGGAAACTAGACTCTGTGAAAATGCGGAGGCCGGTAGGACTTGGGCAGTTCGTCGTTCTAATTCCACTGTTTTTGAAGTATTTGCTGATTATTCTGTGATGGTTGATCTCGAGCAAAGGACTTGTTCTTGCCGTCTTTGGCAAATTGACGGTTTTCCTTGCACACATGCGGTGGCTGCAATCCTAGCAAAGAGAGATTCAGTTTATGATTACGTGGAGTGTTACTACAAAACCGACTTCTTTCGAAAAGCCTATGAGAGTCCTATTTTTCCTATTCCAGATATTGGGAAAGGATTGGGCAGCAATGGTTCTGCAGCTGGAGTTGTGCTTCCGCCAATTACAAAGAGGCCAGCCGGAAGACCACCAACAAAGAGGATCaaagtttttggtgaatttaaaAGGCCATTGAAATGCAGTCGGTGA
- the LOC117627106 gene encoding protein NRT1/ PTR FAMILY 6.3: MSNCTLPETQEKLTLPDAWDFKGRPAERSKTGGWTAAAMILGGEACERLTTLGIAVNLVTYLTGTMHLGNATSANTVTNFLGTSFMLCLLGGFVADTFLGRYLTIAIFATIQAMGVTILTISTTIPSLRPPKCTSDTGTPCIPASGKQLMVLYIALYLTALGTGGLKSSVSGFGSDQFDESDKQERRQMTNFFNWFFFFISIGSLAAVTVLVYIQDNLGRQWGYGICVCAIVLGLIVFLSGTRRYRFKKLVGSPLTQISGVCVAAWRKRNMELPSDMSFLYNVDDIDDGLKKKKKQKLPHSKQFRFLDKAAIKEPKTTSGTAMIINKWSLSTLTDVEEVKLIIRMLPIWATTIMFWTVYAQMTTFSVSQATSMDRHIGKSFQIPAASLTAFFVGSILLTVPVYDRLIVPMARKALKNPQGLTPLQRMGVGLVFSIFAMVAAALTEVKRLNTARSHGLTDNPTAEIPLSVFWLVPQFFFVGSGEAFTYIGQLDFFLRECPKGMKTMSTGLFLSTLSLGFFFSSLLVTIVHKITGHRKPWLADNLNQGKLYDFYWLLALLSALNLVIYLFCANWYVYKDKRLAEEGIELEEPEICAHA, from the exons ATGAGTAATTGTACCCTCCCAGAAACACAAGAGAAACTGACCCTCCCGGATGCCTGGGACTTCAAGGGCCGCCCCGCTGAGCGGTCCAAGACTGGCGGCTGGACGGCGGCCGCCATGATTCTAG gtGGAGAGGCTTGTGAGAGGCTAACAACGCTAGGAATTGCTGTTAACTTGGTGACTTATTTGACTGGAACCATGCACTTGGGCAATGCTACCTCTGCTAATACCGTCACCAATTTTCTTGGTACTTCTTTCATGCTCTGCTTGCTCGGCGGTTTTGTGGCCGACACCTTTCTTGGCAG ATACCTAACCATCGCTATATTTGCCACCATCCAAGCAATG GGTGTGACAATATTGACAATCTCAACCACAATCCCCAGCCTCCGACCCCCAAAATGCACCTCCGACACCGGCACACCTTGCATCCCGGCAAGCGGCAAGCAACTCATGGTTCTCTACATAGCCCTCTACCTGACAGCCCTGGGCACCGGCGGCCTAAAATCGAGCGTTTCAGGCTTCGGCTCAGACCAATTTGATGAGTCAGACAAACAAGAAAGAAGACAAATGACAAACTTCTTCAActggttcttcttcttcataagCATAGGCTCACTTGCCGCAGTCACCGTTCTTGTCTACATACAAGACAACTTGGGGAGGCAATGGGGCTATGGCATATGTGTCTGTGCAATTGTGCTTGGCCTCATTGTGTTCTTGTCAGGAACAAGACGGTACCGTTTCAAGAAACTGGTGGGCAGCCCTTTGACTCAGATATCGGGGGTGTGTGTGGCGGCGTGGAGGAAGAGGAACATGGAGTTGCCCTCCGACATGTCGTTTTTGTACAACGTTGATGACATTGATGATGGactcaagaagaagaagaagcagaagttGCCTCATAGCAAGCAGTTCCG TTTCTTGGATAAGGCAGCAATCAAGGAACCCAAAACGACAAGCGGTACAGCCATGATCATAAACAAGTGGAGCTTATCAACCCTAACCGATGTTGAGGAAGTAAAATTGATTATCAGAATGTTGCCAATTTGGGCCACCACAATCATGTTTTGGACTGTCTACGCTCAAATGACCACATTCTCAGTGTCACAAGCAACCTCCATGGACCGCCACATTGGAAAATCATTTCAAATCCCAGCTGCCTCTCTCACAGCTTTCTTTGTAGGCAGCATTCTCTTGACAGTCCCAGTATACGACCGGCTCATTGTCCCCATGGCAAGAAAAGCCCTAAAAAACCCACAAGGTCTAACCCCATTGCAACGCATGGGGGTTGGCCTAGTTTTCTCAATCTTTGCAATGGTAGCAGCAGCTCTCACAGAAGTCAAGCGCTTGAACACCGCACGATCACATGGCTTGACCGacaatccaacggctgagaTCCCACTGAGTGTTTTCTGGCTGGTCCCACAGTTTTTCTTTGTGGGGTCCGGGGAGGCCTTCACATATATTGGGCAGCTTGACTTCTTCCTCAGGGAGTGCCCTAAGGGGATGAAGACCATGAGCACAGGCTTGTTCTTGAGCACTCTTTCATTGGGGTTCTTCTTTAGCTCTCTATTGGTCACTATTGTGCATAAGATTACAGGGCACAGAAAGCCATGGCTGGCAGACAATCTCAACCAAGGGAAGCTTTATGATTTCTATTGGCTTTTGGCACTTCTGAGTGCTTTGAATTTGGTGATCTATTTGTTTTGTGCCAATTGGTATGTTTACAAGGACAAGAGGCTTGCTGAGGAGGGCATAGAATTGGAGGAACCAGAGATTTGTGCCCATGCATAA